A region from the Nocardioides exalbidus genome encodes:
- a CDS encoding Rv2175c family DNA-binding protein, with protein sequence MSNAPLADRDLAALVPEWLDWTQVAELLGVTPSKVRSMIRDHELAAAVPEPGAGSRVPADFIQDGLVVKGLPGLLTLLHDHRFDDRECIAWLFTDDDLPGRPIDALRENRGSEVKRRAQVLEY encoded by the coding sequence ATGAGCAACGCCCCCCTCGCCGACCGTGACCTCGCCGCCCTCGTCCCCGAGTGGCTCGACTGGACCCAGGTGGCGGAGCTCCTGGGCGTGACGCCGAGCAAGGTCCGCAGCATGATCCGCGACCACGAGCTCGCCGCCGCGGTGCCCGAGCCGGGCGCCGGGTCGCGGGTGCCCGCCGACTTCATCCAGGACGGACTCGTCGTCAAGGGCCTGCCCGGGCTGCTGACCCTCCTGCACGACCACCGCTTCGACGACCGCGAGTGCATCGCCTGGCTCTTCACCGACGACGACCTCCCGGGACGCCCGATCGACGCGCTCCGCGAGAACCGCGGCAGCGAGGTCAAGCGGCGCGCGCAGGTGCTGGAGTACTGA